The following are encoded in a window of Panicum virgatum strain AP13 chromosome 5N, P.virgatum_v5, whole genome shotgun sequence genomic DNA:
- the LOC120674867 gene encoding cytochrome P450 72A15-like translates to MVLGALFSSAVTSVPRSFLVYGVPGLVLLWQGGRLLNRLWWQPRRLERALRAQGLRGTLYRFLTGDLKDFDRLNKEAWARPPLPLGCHDIVPRVTPFLCNRVREHGKTSFAWFGPIPNVTITDPALVKDLLSNKFGHFEKPQFPALTKLLSDGLKSCSCNSSISAFLRGLVGKRIQAMKEGEPTKDDLLGLLLESNMRDTDGNGQSSLGMTIEDVIEECKLFYFAGMETTSVLLTWTMILLSMHPEWQGHAREEVIGLFGKTKPEYEGLSRLKTVNMILYEVLRLYPPGVRFSRRTYKEMKIGNVTYPAGAFIEIPVLFMHHDPDTWGSDANDFKPERFAEGNSMASKASGAFLPFGWGPRICIGQNFALLEARMAMCMIFQRFEFELAPSYTHAPYAVLTLHPMHGAQIKLRAS, encoded by the exons atgGTTCTTGGAGCGTTGTTTTCATCAGCTGTAACCTCAGTACCCCGCAGCTTCCTGGTCTACGGTGTCCCTGGCCTTGTGCTGCTGTGGCAGGGCGGCCGGCTGCTGAACAGGCTGTGGTGGCAgccgcggcggctggagcgAGCTCTTCGCGCGCAGGGCCTCCGCGGCACGTTGTACCGCTTCCTCACCGGCGACCTAAAGGACTTCGACCGGCTCAACAAGGAGGCCTGGGCCAGGCCACCGCTGCCGCTGGGGTGCCACGACATCGTCCCCCGCGTCACGCCGTTCCTCTGCAACCGCGTCCGGGAGCACGGCAAGACGTCCTTCGCCTGGTTCGGGCCGATCCCCAACGTGACTATCACCGATCCCGCGCTGGTCAAGGACTTGCTCTCCAACAAGTTCGGCCACTTCGAGAAGCCTCAGTTCCCGGCCTTGACGAAGCTGCTCTCCGACGGACTAAAGA gttgctcatgt aactcgtccatttcAGCATTTCTCCGAGGGCTGGTTGGGAAAAGAATTCAAGCCATGAAAGAAGGTGAACCCACCAAAGACGATCTACTGGGATTATTGCTGGAGTCAAACATGAGGGACACGGACGGGAACGGCCAGTCCAGCCTAGGGATGACGATCGAAGACGTCATTGAGGAGTGCAAGCTGTTCTACTTCGCGGGGATGGAGACAACATCAGTGCTGTTGACATGGACAATGATCCTACTCAGCATGCACCCGGAGTGGCAGGGCCATGCAAGGGAGGAAGTGATTGGCTTATTCGGGAAAACTAAACCAGAATATGAGGGATTAAGCCGCCTCAAAACG GTGAATATGATCCTTTACGAGGTTCTCCGATTATACCCGCCGGGCGTCAGGTTCAGCCGGAGAACCTACAAGGAGATGAAGATTGGAAATGTAACGTATCCAGCTGGTGCGTTCATCGAGATCCCTGTTCTGTTTATGCACCATGATCCTGACACCTGGGGAAGTGACGCCAACGATTTCAAGCCGGAGAGGTTCGCCGAGGGGAATTCCATGGCATCCAAGGCCTCAGGCGCGTTCCTCCCGTTTGGTTGGGGACCTCGCATATGCATCGGCCAAAACTTTGCACTCCTTGAGGCCAGGATGGCGATGTGCATGATCTTTCAGCGGTTTGAATTTGAGCTCGCACCATCTTATACTCATGCACCATATGCGGTGCTGACGCTGCATCCGATGCATGGTGCTCAGATTAAGCTTAGGGCATCGTAA
- the LOC120676897 gene encoding cytochrome P450 72A15-like produces MVLQALFAAVASVPRSFLVYGVPGLVLLWQGGRLLNKLWWQPRRLERALRAQGLRGTSYRFLTGDLKEFGRLNKEAWARPLPLGCHDIVPRVTPFLCNHVREHGKTCFSWFGPVPNVTVTDPALVKDLLSNKFGHFEKPQFPALTKLISDGLTSHEGEKWVKHRRILNPAFHLEKLKLMLPAFSACCLELVSKWAQSLGSDGSCELDVWPELQALTGDVISHTAFGSSYLEGRRLFQLQSEQAECFVGAIQKIVIPGYMHLPTKNNRRMRQINREVNSILRGLVAKRMQAMKEGEPTKDDLLGLLLEANMRDTDENSQSSLGMTIEDVIEECKVFYFAGMETTSVLMTWAMILLSMHREWQDRAREEVIGLFGKTKPEYEGLSRLKTVNMIFYEVLRLYPPAITFSRRAYKEMKIGNVTFPAGAFIEIPILFIHHAPDTWGSDVNDFKPERFAEGISKASKDSSAFLPFGWGPRVCIGQNFALLEARMAMCMILQRFEFELAPSYTHAPHTVMTLHPMHGAQIKLRAI; encoded by the exons ATGGTTCTTCAAGCGTTGTTTGCAGCTGTAGCTTCAGTACCTCGCAGCTTCCTGGTCTACGGTGTCCCTGGCCTTGTGCTGCTGTGGCAGGGCGGCCGGCTGCTGAACAAGCTCTGGTGGCAGCCGCGACGGCTCGAGCGAGCTCTACGCGCACAGGGCCTCCGCGGGACGTCGTACCGCTTCCTCACCGGCGACCTCAAGGAGTTCGGCCGGCTCAACAAGGAGGCTTGGGCCAGGCCGCTGCCGCTAGGGTGCCACGACATCGTCCCCCGCGTCACGCCGTTCCTCTGCAACCACGTCCGGGAGCACGGCAAGACGTGCTTCTCCTGGTTCGGGCCCGTTCCCAATGTGACCGTCACCGATCCCGCGCTGGTGAAGGACTTGCTCTCCAACAAGTTCGGCCACTTCGAGAAGCCCCAGTTCCCGGCCTTGACGAAGCTGATCTCCGACGGACTCACGAGCCACGAGGGTGAGAAATGGGTGAAGCACAGGAGGATCCTCAACCCTGCATTCCATCTCGAGAAGCTCAAG CTGATGCTGCCAGCTTTCTCTGCGTGCTGCCTAGAGCTTGTCAGCAAATGGGCGCAGTCCCTTGGTTCTGACGGTTCGTGCGAGCTGGACGTCTGGCCAGAGCTCCAGGCCCTCACCGGAGATGTCATTTCTCACACCGCGTTCGGCAGCAGCTACCTTGAAGGGAGAAGGCTTTTCCAGCTCCAGTCCGAGCAAGCCGAGTGCTTCGTTGGCGCCATTCAGAAGATTGTCATTCCAGGTTACAT GCACTTGCCAACGAAAAACAACAGAAGAATGCGCCAAATCAACAGGGAGGTCAACTCAATTTTACGAGGGCTGGTTGCGAAAAGAATGCAAGCCATGAAAGAAGGTGAACCCACCAAAGATGACTTGCTGGGTTTATTGCTGGAGGCAAACATGAGAGACACAGACGAGAATAGCCAGTCCAGCCTGGGAATGACAATCGAAGATGTCATCGAGGAGTGCAAGGTGTTCTACTTTGCAGGGATGGAGACGACATCAGTGCTAATGACATGGGCAATGATCTTGCTAAGCATGCACCGAGAGTGGCAAGACCGTGCAAGGGAGGAAGTGATCGGCTTATTCGGGAAAACTAAACCAGAATACGAGGGATTAAGCCGCCTCAAAACG GTGAATATGATCTTTTACGAGGTTCTCCGATTATACCCGCCGGCCATCACGTTCAGCCGGAGAGCCTACAAGGAGATGAAGATTGGAAATGTCACGTTTCCAGCCGGTGCGTTCATCGAGATCCCTATTCTGTTCATCCACCATGCTCCTGACACCTGGGGGAGTGACGTCAACGATTTCAAGCCGGAGAGGTTCGCCGAGGGGATTTCCAAGGCGTCCAAGGACTCGAGCGCATTCCTCCCATTTGGTTGGGGACCTCGCGTATGCATCGGCCAAAACTTCGCACTCCTTGAGGCCAGGATGGCGATGTGCATGATCCTTCAGCGGTTTGAGTTTGAGCTCGCACCATCGTATACTCATGCACCACACACGGTGATGACGCTGCACCCGATGCATGGTGCACAGATTAAGCTTAGGGCGATCTAA